A genomic stretch from Thermomonospora umbrina includes:
- a CDS encoding phosphoheptose isomerase, whose translation MPAFDVITRGGVLDAALQAHDYLVTCGVPAALAGKEPRLWGRRAVDHSRLGWLDLPFTSSSLVARIEPLAAELGHAGLDHVVLIGVGAEGLAPRAVAGAGNAAGGQGALTVLDGGDTAALGPALDRLDRTLVVLSSKAGVSIEGDAYRRIFVQAFREHGLSEREIAGRFLVITDHGSPLHDFARRCGYRLGLTDPHLPGHFGALSAYGLVPAVLAGTDVSGLLADAASVVPSLGEDEDNPGLLLGAVLGGCAQQTPGSPVRDKLVLRGGSAALTDWVTQLVATGTGRRGRGILPMEAPGRPAPEVTPDAHSVALGTSAPEADSSVWGPLGAQFLLWEYATAVAGWLLGVNPFEGAIALAQEAEDDAAAMLNRTAGEPSPAGPPDAVDGGIEIHADAVFGGAGAAGLDAAIDALLRGIPASGYLSVVTYLSGDLSGRYLAPSLARRSGRPVSYGPGPGYLHGTGPFHKEGPRNGSFLVVTGAMPDDVPVPGRPYSLGGLQTARALADVRALRGRGLPVLWLHLREPAEGAARLLEAVRGREP comes from the coding sequence GTGCCGGCCTTCGACGTGATCACCCGCGGCGGCGTTCTCGACGCGGCCCTCCAGGCCCATGACTATCTGGTGACCTGCGGAGTGCCGGCCGCGCTGGCGGGCAAGGAGCCGCGGCTGTGGGGCCGTCGCGCGGTCGACCACAGCCGGCTCGGCTGGCTGGACCTGCCGTTCACCTCCTCGTCGCTGGTGGCGCGGATCGAGCCGCTGGCCGCCGAGCTCGGCCACGCCGGGCTCGACCACGTGGTGCTGATCGGGGTGGGCGCGGAGGGCCTGGCGCCCCGGGCCGTCGCCGGGGCCGGGAACGCCGCGGGCGGCCAGGGCGCTCTGACGGTGCTGGACGGGGGCGACACGGCGGCGCTGGGGCCGGCGCTGGACCGGCTGGACCGCACGCTGGTGGTGCTGTCCAGCAAGGCGGGGGTCTCCATCGAGGGGGACGCCTACCGCCGGATCTTCGTGCAGGCGTTCCGCGAGCACGGACTGTCCGAGCGGGAGATCGCCGGGCGGTTCCTGGTGATCACCGACCACGGCAGTCCGCTGCACGACTTCGCCCGCCGCTGCGGCTACCGGCTCGGCCTGACCGACCCGCACCTGCCCGGGCACTTCGGGGCGCTGTCGGCCTACGGGCTGGTCCCGGCGGTGCTGGCGGGCACGGACGTGAGCGGTCTGCTGGCGGACGCGGCCTCGGTGGTGCCGTCGCTGGGCGAGGACGAGGACAATCCCGGTCTGCTGCTCGGCGCGGTCCTCGGCGGCTGCGCCCAGCAGACGCCCGGCTCGCCCGTCCGCGACAAGTTGGTGCTGCGCGGCGGGTCCGCGGCGCTGACCGATTGGGTGACCCAGTTGGTGGCCACCGGGACGGGCCGGCGGGGCCGGGGCATCCTGCCGATGGAGGCGCCCGGCCGTCCCGCCCCCGAGGTCACGCCGGACGCGCATTCGGTGGCGCTCGGCACCTCCGCGCCCGAGGCCGACAGTTCGGTCTGGGGGCCGCTGGGGGCGCAGTTCCTGTTGTGGGAGTACGCCACCGCGGTCGCGGGTTGGCTGCTGGGCGTCAACCCGTTCGAGGGCGCCATCGCCCTGGCGCAGGAGGCCGAGGACGACGCGGCGGCGATGCTGAACCGCACCGCGGGCGAGCCCTCGCCCGCCGGGCCGCCGGACGCGGTGGACGGCGGCATCGAGATCCACGCGGACGCGGTGTTCGGCGGCGCCGGGGCGGCGGGCCTGGACGCGGCGATCGACGCGCTGCTGCGCGGCATCCCCGCGTCCGGCTACCTGTCGGTCGTGACGTACCTGTCCGGTGACCTGTCCGGTCGCTACCTGGCGCCGTCGCTGGCCCGGCGCTCCGGCAGGCCGGTGTCGTACGGGCCGGGGCCCGGATATCTGCACGGGACGGGCCCGTTCCACAAGGAGGGGCCGCGCAACGGCTCGTTCCTCGTGGTGACGGGCGCGATGCCCGACGACGTGCCGGTGCCGGGCCGCCCGTACTCGCTCGGCGGGCTCCAGACGGCGCGGGCGTTGGCCGACGTGCGGGCGCTGCGCGGCCGGGGCCTGCCGGTCCTGTGGCTCCACCTGCGGGAGCCGGCCGAGGGGGCCGCGCGGCTCCTGGAGGCGGTGCGGGGCCGTGAGCCGTGA
- the opcA gene encoding glucose-6-phosphate dehydrogenase assembly protein OpcA, producing MNIDLADTSTRRILKSLRQARHLMGGPAVGMVLTLVIVTDESAQYDAVRAANEAARENPCRLLTVISRDARGNSSRLDAEIRIGETGPGETVLLRMYGPLAEHADTVVVPLLVPDTPVVTWWPGKAPARPGADPLGALAQRRVTDAYASQDRLGTLARLADGYTEGDTDFTWTRLTPWRTLLAAALDQAHADITDGIVSAEPDSPSAELLAAWLSVRLGVPVGREVSDGPGITGVVLGTKEGPIAVTRPDGRVATLSRPGQPDRQVALHRRPMAELLAEELRRLDPDEVYQEAATRFAKDLAAQQLAEAEPPAPAPAPRGRKKAAE from the coding sequence ATGAACATCGACCTGGCCGACACCTCGACCCGCCGCATCCTCAAGTCGCTGCGGCAGGCCCGCCACCTCATGGGCGGACCGGCCGTCGGCATGGTGCTGACCCTGGTGATCGTGACCGACGAGTCCGCCCAGTACGACGCGGTCCGGGCCGCCAACGAGGCCGCCCGGGAGAACCCGTGCCGGCTGCTGACGGTGATCTCCCGGGACGCGCGCGGCAACTCCTCCCGGCTGGACGCCGAGATCCGGATCGGCGAGACCGGCCCCGGCGAGACCGTCCTGCTGCGCATGTACGGACCGCTGGCCGAGCACGCCGACACGGTGGTCGTCCCGCTGCTCGTGCCCGACACCCCCGTGGTCACCTGGTGGCCGGGCAAGGCCCCCGCGCGGCCCGGCGCCGACCCCCTCGGCGCGCTCGCCCAGCGCCGCGTCACCGACGCGTACGCCTCGCAGGACCGGCTCGGCACGCTGGCCCGCCTCGCCGACGGCTACACCGAGGGCGACACCGACTTCACCTGGACCCGGCTGACCCCCTGGCGCACCCTGCTGGCCGCCGCGCTGGACCAGGCGCACGCCGACATCACCGACGGGATCGTGTCCGCCGAGCCGGACAGCCCCAGCGCCGAGCTGCTGGCGGCCTGGCTGTCGGTCCGGCTGGGGGTGCCCGTGGGCCGGGAGGTGTCCGACGGGCCGGGCATCACGGGCGTGGTCCTCGGCACCAAGGAGGGCCCCATCGCCGTCACCCGACCGGACGGCCGGGTGGCCACGCTGTCGCGCCCGGGGCAGCCCGACCGGCAGGTGGCGCTGCACCGCCGGCCGATGGCGGAGCTGCTCGCCGAGGAGCTGCGCCGGCTCGACCCCGACGAGGTCTACCAGGAGGCCGCCACCCGGTTCGCCAAGGACCTGGCCGCCCAGCAGCTCGCCGAGGCGGAGCCCCCCGCGCCGGCCCCGGCGCCGCGGGGGCGGAAGAAGGCCGCCGAATGA
- the pgl gene encoding 6-phosphogluconolactonase, which translates to MTATPTVLIHRDQTLLARSAAARLVTRIVDVQAARGAASIVLTGGGVGTAVLAELAATGARDAIDWGRLDVWWGDERFLPTGDPERNETGAREALLDHVPLDPARLHPMPAADGPDGDDPEAAAERYATLLRAASQPEDHAPVPSFDVLMLGVGPDAHVASLFPEMPALYDERPVVAVRGAPKPPPTRISMTLPTIRAAREVWLIAAGESKAEAVRFGLSEAGPVQVPVAGARGRQRTLFLLDRGAAAKLPPGLERIGSP; encoded by the coding sequence ATGACCGCCACGCCCACCGTCCTGATCCATCGCGACCAGACCCTGCTGGCCAGGTCGGCGGCGGCCCGGCTGGTCACCCGGATCGTCGACGTGCAGGCCGCCCGGGGCGCCGCCTCGATCGTGCTGACCGGCGGCGGCGTCGGGACCGCGGTGCTGGCGGAGCTGGCCGCCACCGGGGCCCGCGACGCCATCGACTGGGGCCGCCTCGACGTGTGGTGGGGGGACGAGCGGTTCCTGCCCACCGGCGATCCGGAGCGCAACGAGACCGGCGCCCGCGAGGCGCTGCTCGACCACGTGCCGCTGGACCCGGCGCGCCTGCACCCCATGCCCGCCGCGGACGGGCCCGACGGCGACGACCCGGAGGCGGCGGCCGAGCGTTACGCGACGCTGCTGCGGGCGGCCTCCCAGCCGGAGGACCACGCGCCGGTGCCGTCGTTCGACGTCCTGATGCTCGGGGTGGGGCCGGACGCGCACGTGGCGTCGCTGTTCCCGGAGATGCCCGCGCTGTACGACGAACGCCCGGTGGTGGCGGTGCGGGGCGCGCCCAAGCCGCCGCCCACCCGGATCAGCATGACGCTGCCCACGATCCGGGCGGCCCGCGAGGTGTGGCTGATCGCGGCGGGCGAGTCCAAGGCCGAGGCGGTGCGGTTCGGGCTGTCGGAGGCGGGGCCGGTGCAGGTACCGGTCGCCGGGGCCCGGGGACGGCAGCGCACGCTGTTCCTGCTGGACCGGGGGGCGGCCGCCAAGCTGCCCCCGGGCCTGGAGCGGATCGGCTCGCCCTGA
- a CDS encoding carboxymuconolactone decarboxylase family protein yields MIEAHPTGADDERAERLPPLSPRTLSEAQREVYDAITSGPRAADPPVFRAVDDDGRLLGPFNAMLYSPAVGLPLQDLGEALRFRTGFTGREREIAVLTVAAHWRSDYEWYAHERVGRRAGLTDAEADALRRGDDPVLADARERVVHAVAHDLVAHGDLGDALYAEASATLGRAALVELVTLVGHYGALALQMRVFRVGVPAGEPAPRWRERSTP; encoded by the coding sequence ATGATCGAGGCGCATCCCACCGGGGCCGACGACGAACGGGCGGAGCGGCTCCCTCCGCTGTCCCCGCGCACGCTCAGCGAGGCGCAGCGCGAGGTGTACGACGCGATCACCTCAGGTCCCCGGGCCGCCGACCCTCCGGTGTTCCGGGCCGTCGACGACGACGGGCGGCTGCTGGGGCCGTTCAACGCCATGCTGTACAGCCCCGCGGTCGGCCTGCCGCTCCAGGACCTCGGGGAGGCGCTGCGGTTCCGCACCGGCTTCACCGGACGCGAGCGGGAGATCGCCGTCCTGACCGTCGCGGCCCACTGGCGCTCGGACTACGAGTGGTACGCGCATGAGCGCGTCGGCCGCCGTGCCGGGCTGACGGACGCCGAGGCGGACGCGTTGCGCCGCGGCGACGACCCCGTTCTGGCCGACGCCCGCGAGCGCGTCGTCCACGCCGTCGCCCACGACCTGGTCGCCCATGGGGACCTGGGCGACGCGCTGTACGCGGAGGCGTCCGCCACCCTCGGCCGGGCGGCCCTGGTCGAGCTGGTGACCCTGGTCGGCCACTACGGGGCGCTGGCCCTGCAGATGCGGGTCTTCCGGGTCGGCGTCCCCGCCGGCGAGCCCGCCCCGCGCTGGCGGGAGCGGTCGACGCCGTGA
- a CDS encoding GNAT family N-acetyltransferase yields the protein MNPTLRTGRLELRPVGPSDLAALLEHWGDPRVARFLFDDTPPTSEQVVAIIEAARRDFAAVGYGVWTLRPVDREGPGRELTGTTGLRRLEEEGRPGDDADVEILYSLRPDRWGRGLAAEAAEAVLEHAFATLGLPRVLARADEGNTASVALALRLGLRPTGTEPGTLGPVTRLAVERDRWLAARRPREGRAGR from the coding sequence GTGAACCCCACGCTGCGGACCGGCCGCCTGGAGCTGCGGCCGGTGGGTCCCTCCGACCTTGCGGCGCTGCTGGAGCACTGGGGCGACCCTCGGGTGGCCCGCTTCCTCTTCGACGACACTCCGCCCACGTCCGAGCAGGTCGTCGCCATCATCGAGGCCGCCCGCCGGGACTTCGCCGCCGTCGGCTACGGCGTCTGGACGCTGCGGCCGGTCGACCGGGAGGGGCCGGGGCGCGAGCTGACCGGCACGACCGGGCTGCGCCGGCTGGAGGAGGAGGGGCGGCCCGGCGACGACGCCGACGTGGAGATCCTCTACAGCCTGCGGCCCGACCGGTGGGGGAGGGGCCTGGCGGCCGAGGCCGCCGAGGCCGTGCTGGAGCACGCCTTCGCGACGCTGGGACTGCCGCGCGTGCTCGCCCGGGCCGACGAGGGCAACACGGCCTCGGTGGCGCTCGCCCTGCGGCTCGGCCTGCGCCCCACGGGCACCGAGCCCGGCACGCTGGGCCCGGTCACCCGCCTGGCCGTGGAGCGGGACCGCTGGCTCGCGGCCCGCCGCCCCCGTGAGGGTCGGGCGGGCCGCTGA
- a CDS encoding glucose-6-phosphate isomerase produces MRGPVVDEAESVLERLVTDGVPAALVAKNARLWGPAAVDEAAKRLGWLDLAESSRALLPRLAELVARAREDGLDHVVLAGMGGSSLAPEVITRTAGAALTVLDTTDPQQVAAVVADRLDRTIVVVSSKSGGTVETDGHRRIFEGAFADAGITGDALRRRFVIVTDPGSPLEAAANEAGYAVVLADPEVGGRYSALTAFGLVPSALAGVDVERLLDEAAALTPALRQPYDNPGLALGAALGASALAGRDKLVIADDGSGIAGFGDWAEQLIAESTGKEGKGILPVVVEGVDAPGFEEVEDVRRVVLGSGPEDVGLSVAGPLGAQFLLWEYATAVAGRVLAINPFDQPNVQESKDNTAALLRGSAEGSAPTVVAGAPALVVGAVEVHAPAELLKGAKDLTGALEAIVAAVPEHGYLAVMAYLDRDGDAGAEQLRPLLASCAERIRKSPVAVTFGWGPRFLHSTGQYHKGGPQNGVFLQITGESSQDVPVPGKPYSLKELQLAQAFGDLRALRSRGRPAVRLHLRDRSTGVDELLTALA; encoded by the coding sequence ATGCGCGGCCCGGTGGTCGACGAGGCCGAGAGCGTGCTGGAGCGGCTGGTCACCGACGGCGTACCGGCCGCCCTGGTGGCCAAGAACGCACGCCTGTGGGGCCCGGCGGCGGTCGACGAGGCGGCCAAGCGGCTGGGCTGGCTGGATCTGGCCGAGTCCTCCCGAGCCCTGCTCCCCCGGCTGGCCGAGCTGGTGGCCAGGGCCCGGGAGGACGGCCTGGACCACGTGGTGCTGGCCGGGATGGGCGGCTCCTCGCTGGCCCCGGAGGTGATCACCCGGACCGCCGGGGCGGCGCTGACGGTGCTGGACACCACCGATCCGCAGCAGGTCGCGGCGGTGGTCGCCGACCGGCTCGACCGGACGATCGTGGTGGTGTCCAGCAAGAGCGGCGGCACCGTCGAGACGGACGGTCACCGGCGGATCTTCGAGGGCGCGTTCGCCGACGCCGGGATCACCGGCGACGCCCTGCGCCGCCGCTTCGTGATCGTCACCGACCCCGGCTCCCCGCTGGAGGCCGCCGCGAACGAGGCCGGTTACGCGGTGGTGCTCGCCGACCCCGAGGTCGGCGGGCGCTACAGCGCGCTGACCGCCTTCGGGCTGGTGCCCAGCGCGTTGGCGGGCGTGGACGTGGAACGGCTGTTGGACGAGGCCGCGGCGCTGACCCCGGCGCTGCGGCAGCCGTACGACAACCCGGGGCTGGCGCTGGGCGCGGCCCTGGGCGCCTCGGCCCTGGCCGGCCGGGACAAGCTGGTCATCGCCGACGACGGATCGGGGATCGCCGGGTTCGGCGACTGGGCCGAGCAGTTGATCGCCGAGTCCACCGGCAAGGAGGGCAAGGGCATCCTGCCGGTGGTGGTCGAGGGGGTGGACGCCCCCGGCTTCGAGGAGGTCGAGGACGTCCGCCGCGTGGTGCTGGGCTCGGGGCCCGAGGACGTCGGGCTGTCGGTGGCCGGTCCGCTGGGCGCACAGTTCCTGCTGTGGGAGTACGCGACGGCGGTGGCCGGGCGGGTGCTGGCCATCAACCCGTTCGACCAGCCCAACGTGCAGGAGTCCAAGGACAACACGGCGGCGCTGTTGCGCGGCAGCGCCGAGGGCAGCGCGCCGACGGTCGTGGCGGGCGCGCCCGCGCTGGTCGTCGGCGCCGTGGAGGTGCACGCCCCGGCGGAGCTGCTCAAGGGCGCCAAGGATCTGACCGGGGCGCTGGAGGCGATCGTCGCCGCGGTGCCCGAGCACGGCTACCTGGCCGTCATGGCGTATCTGGACCGCGACGGCGACGCCGGCGCGGAGCAGCTGCGCCCGCTGCTGGCGTCGTGCGCGGAGCGGATCCGCAAGTCCCCGGTGGCCGTGACGTTCGGGTGGGGGCCCCGGTTCCTGCACTCCACCGGCCAGTACCACAAGGGGGGCCCGCAGAACGGGGTGTTCCTGCAGATCACCGGTGAGTCCTCGCAGGACGTCCCGGTGCCGGGCAAGCCGTACTCGCTCAAGGAGCTGCAGTTGGCGCAGGCGTTCGGAGATCTGCGGGCGTTGCGCTCGCGGGGCCGCCCGGCCGTCCGTCTGCACCTTCGGGACCGTTCCACCGGTGTGGACGAGCTGTTGACCGCCCTCGCCTGA
- a CDS encoding GNAT family N-acetyltransferase — MALLRIRTQIEDRPGRLADLTTALAERGANILGLSVQMDTEGVVDEFVVDAGDAWPRELAAAVEAAGGRHTVVLPARPHELIDEPTRALTLAARLRAEPRSLPRVLAELLRADDAAWVTGAAALQESGDALSVPVGPLRAVRLRRSGLPFTATEAARADALVRAAMPTDEPRPISRRVLLRDGTEIVVRPLEPRDGPAVQAMHERCSQESRRSRYFSPKPSLPRRALELFCEPSYGLTLVAEGPDGSILALAHLVHVLDPGVAELAFLVEDAWQGRGLGRELTELMLVLGRDRGLVELRATVLGGNARMRRLLASVGGRVRRTDDASVVEVRVRLDGRAGRATATPARTSTGASPAG; from the coding sequence ATGGCGCTGCTGCGCATCCGCACCCAGATCGAGGACCGTCCGGGCCGGCTGGCCGATCTCACGACCGCGCTGGCCGAGCGCGGTGCCAACATCCTCGGCCTCTCCGTCCAGATGGACACCGAGGGCGTCGTGGACGAGTTCGTCGTGGACGCCGGGGACGCCTGGCCCCGTGAGCTGGCGGCGGCGGTCGAGGCGGCCGGGGGGCGGCACACCGTCGTGCTGCCCGCCCGCCCGCACGAGCTGATCGACGAGCCCACCCGGGCCCTGACGCTGGCCGCCCGGCTGCGCGCCGAGCCCCGTTCCCTGCCGCGCGTGCTGGCCGAGCTGCTGCGCGCCGACGACGCCGCCTGGGTGACCGGGGCGGCGGCCCTGCAGGAGTCCGGGGACGCCCTGTCGGTGCCGGTGGGGCCGCTGCGGGCGGTGCGGTTGCGCCGTTCGGGCCTGCCGTTCACGGCGACGGAGGCGGCCCGCGCGGACGCGCTGGTGCGGGCGGCGATGCCGACGGACGAGCCGCGCCCCATCTCCCGGCGGGTGCTGCTGCGCGACGGGACCGAGATCGTGGTGCGGCCCCTGGAACCACGGGACGGCCCCGCCGTGCAGGCCATGCACGAGCGATGCTCTCAGGAGAGCCGCCGGTCCCGGTACTTCTCCCCCAAGCCGTCCCTCCCCCGCCGGGCGCTGGAGCTGTTCTGCGAGCCGTCGTACGGGCTCACGCTCGTCGCCGAAGGCCCGGACGGCTCGATCCTGGCGCTGGCCCACCTGGTCCACGTGCTGGATCCGGGGGTGGCCGAGCTGGCCTTCCTCGTGGAGGACGCCTGGCAGGGCCGCGGTCTCGGTCGGGAGCTGACGGAGCTGATGCTGGTCCTGGGCCGCGACCGGGGGCTGGTGGAGCTGCGGGCCACGGTGCTGGGCGGCAACGCGCGGATGCGGCGCCTGCTGGCCTCGGTGGGCGGCCGGGTGCGGCGCACCGACGACGCTTCGGTGGTGGAGGTCAGGGTGCGGCTCGACGGCCGCGCCGGGCGCGCCACCGCCACCCCGGCCCGGACCTCCACGGGGGCGTCGCCGGCAGGATAG
- the zwf gene encoding glucose-6-phosphate dehydrogenase, whose protein sequence is MSKTPNPLRDPRDKRLPRVAGPSVLVLFGVTGDLSRKKLLPAIYDLANRGLLPPGFSLVGFARREWEHQDFRQVAYEAVKAHARTPFREDVWTHLAEGMHFVPGEFSDPGAFDTLAMAVKELDATRGTGGNYAFYLSIPPKFFPEVVEQLQRSGLAQSTPGSWRRVVIEKPFGHDLASARELNNIVHRVFPEESIFRIDHYLGKETVQNILAIRFANTMYEPIWNRSYVDHVQITMAEDIGIGGRAGYYDGIGAARDVIQNHLLQLLALTAMEEPTSFSAEAVRAEKAKVLSSVKLPADLGTATARGQYAAGWQGGDKVVGYLEEEGIPADSRTETYAAVKLEIESRRWAGVPFYLRTGKRLSRRVTEVAMIFQRAPHLPFSHTETEELGQNALVMRVQPDEGITVRFGSKVPGTAMEIRDVNMDFAYGESFTEHSPEAYERLLLDVLVGDPPLFPRQEEVELSWGILDPVEEHWAEHGRPDQYKSGGYGPESADLMMARDGRAWRRL, encoded by the coding sequence GTGAGCAAGACACCCAATCCGTTGCGGGATCCGCGCGACAAGCGACTGCCCCGGGTGGCCGGGCCCAGCGTGCTGGTCCTGTTCGGGGTGACCGGCGACCTGTCCCGCAAGAAGCTGCTGCCGGCGATCTACGACCTGGCCAACCGGGGGCTGCTCCCGCCGGGCTTCTCGCTGGTCGGGTTCGCCCGTCGCGAATGGGAGCACCAGGACTTCCGCCAGGTCGCCTACGAGGCGGTCAAGGCGCACGCGCGCACCCCGTTCCGCGAGGACGTCTGGACGCACCTGGCCGAGGGCATGCACTTCGTGCCCGGCGAGTTCAGCGACCCCGGGGCGTTCGACACGCTGGCGATGGCGGTCAAGGAGTTGGACGCCACCCGCGGCACCGGCGGCAACTACGCGTTCTACCTGTCCATCCCGCCCAAGTTCTTCCCCGAGGTGGTGGAGCAACTGCAGCGGTCGGGGCTGGCGCAGAGCACCCCGGGCTCGTGGCGCCGGGTGGTGATCGAGAAGCCCTTCGGGCACGACCTGGCGAGCGCCCGGGAGCTCAACAACATCGTGCACCGGGTGTTCCCCGAGGAGTCGATCTTCCGGATCGACCACTACCTCGGCAAGGAGACGGTGCAGAACATCCTGGCGATCCGGTTCGCCAACACGATGTACGAGCCCATCTGGAACCGCTCGTACGTCGACCACGTGCAGATCACCATGGCCGAGGACATCGGGATCGGCGGCCGGGCGGGCTACTACGACGGCATCGGCGCGGCCCGCGACGTGATCCAGAACCACCTGCTGCAGTTGCTGGCGCTGACCGCGATGGAGGAGCCCACCTCGTTCAGCGCCGAGGCCGTCCGGGCCGAGAAGGCCAAGGTGCTCTCCTCGGTGAAGCTGCCCGCGGACCTGGGGACGGCGACCGCGCGCGGCCAGTACGCGGCGGGCTGGCAGGGCGGCGACAAGGTGGTCGGCTACCTGGAGGAGGAGGGCATCCCCGCCGACTCCCGCACCGAGACCTACGCCGCCGTCAAGCTGGAGATCGAGTCGCGCCGCTGGGCCGGGGTGCCGTTCTACCTGCGGACCGGCAAGCGGCTCAGCCGGCGGGTGACCGAGGTCGCGATGATCTTCCAGCGCGCCCCCCACCTGCCGTTCTCGCACACCGAGACCGAGGAGCTCGGGCAGAACGCGCTGGTCATGCGGGTGCAGCCGGACGAGGGCATCACGGTGCGGTTCGGCTCCAAGGTTCCGGGCACGGCCATGGAGATCCGCGACGTCAACATGGACTTCGCCTACGGCGAGTCGTTCACCGAGCACTCCCCCGAGGCCTACGAGCGGCTGCTGCTGGACGTGCTGGTCGGCGACCCCCCGCTGTTCCCCCGGCAGGAGGAGGTCGAGCTGTCGTGGGGCATCCTCGACCCGGTGGAGGAGCACTGGGCCGAGCACGGCCGACCCGACCAGTACAAGTCCGGGGGCTACGGGCCCGAGTCGGCCGACCTCATGATGGCGCGCGACGGGCGCGCCTGGCGACGTCTGTGA
- a CDS encoding class I SAM-dependent methyltransferase — translation MIPDESLGAADNPIYDNPWAYDLACAFRDVAVEVDALLAWYAGPAGPPGTPHGRPPAGHAHEPAPPVRRSTDAASVGRGSGAARRPATVLELAAGPAEHAREFARRGVAATALDLSPAMCAYAEERAKADGVPLEVVEADMTTFDLGRPFDLVVTMLDSTAHLMTLDAFVAHLDRVAAHLGDGGLYVLEMSHPADRLTDEPSTGTAWSVERDGTRANVRWGAPGDRIDPITQVVREHVTIDVARADGTVEVIGGVVPYRFWTATELTAAVRLSGALEIVAQYGDFTGVGPGDPDAWRLITLLRRPA, via the coding sequence GTGATCCCGGACGAGTCCCTCGGCGCCGCCGACAACCCGATCTACGACAACCCGTGGGCGTACGACCTGGCCTGCGCGTTCCGCGACGTCGCCGTCGAGGTGGACGCCCTGCTGGCCTGGTACGCCGGTCCCGCCGGTCCTCCTGGAACGCCGCACGGTCGCCCACCGGCGGGCCACGCCCACGAGCCCGCGCCGCCCGTCCGGCGCTCCACGGACGCGGCTTCGGTCGGGCGCGGCTCGGGGGCCGCGCGACGGCCCGCGACGGTGCTGGAGTTGGCCGCCGGGCCGGCCGAGCACGCCCGCGAGTTCGCGCGGCGGGGCGTGGCGGCGACCGCGCTGGATCTCAGCCCCGCCATGTGCGCCTACGCCGAGGAGCGCGCCAAGGCGGACGGGGTGCCGTTGGAGGTGGTCGAGGCGGACATGACGACGTTCGACCTCGGCCGCCCGTTCGACCTGGTCGTGACCATGCTGGACTCGACGGCCCACCTGATGACCCTGGACGCGTTCGTCGCGCACCTCGACCGGGTGGCCGCCCACCTGGGCGACGGCGGGCTCTACGTGCTGGAGATGAGCCATCCCGCCGACCGGCTCACCGACGAGCCGTCCACCGGCACCGCCTGGAGCGTGGAGCGCGACGGGACGCGGGCGAACGTGCGGTGGGGCGCGCCCGGCGACCGGATCGACCCGATCACGCAGGTGGTGCGGGAGCACGTCACGATCGACGTCGCCCGGGCGGACGGCACCGTCGAGGTGATCGGCGGGGTGGTGCCCTACCGGTTCTGGACGGCCACCGAGCTGACGGCGGCGGTGCGGCTCAGCGGGGCGCTGGAGATCGTCGCCCAGTACGGCGACTTCACCGGTGTCGGGCCCGGCGACCCGGACGCCTGGCGGCTGATCACGTTGCTCCGACGGCCGGCCTAG